In a single window of the Bradyrhizobium erythrophlei genome:
- a CDS encoding AMP-binding enzyme, translating into MAQHPAVAQCAVIGIPNETWGEQVHAIVMRRPGAKVDPVDIIAFCKERIAHCKCPRSVEIRDELPMSGPGKILKRELRAPFWEGRKRLVS; encoded by the coding sequence GTGGCGCAGCATCCTGCCGTGGCGCAGTGCGCGGTCATCGGCATCCCGAACGAGACCTGGGGCGAACAGGTGCACGCCATCGTGATGCGCAGGCCGGGCGCCAAGGTTGACCCAGTCGACATAATCGCGTTCTGCAAGGAGCGCATCGCCCACTGCAAATGCCCGCGCAGCGTCGAAATTCGCGATGAACTACCGATGTCTGGCCCTGGCAAGATTCTTAAGCGTGAACTGCGTGCACCGTTCTGGGAAGGCCGAAAGCGGCTGGTCAGCTGA
- a CDS encoding AMP-binding protein, translating into MYSLFLSGATSVVIKAFTPETVFDAIEQQKVTETILVPTMIRMMADHPAVRLRDLGSLKQILYGGSPISEAVVDRASAALPRVAFIQAYAQSELSPIATILHARERLGEGRSRGRHRSGGRATLGVEVRIVDENDREVPRGTVGQICARGDVVMMGYWNRPEETAKAIVDGWMHTGDAGHMDEDGFVYIVDRFKDMIISGGRMSTLPRSRTLWRSILPWRSARSSASRTRPGANRCTPS; encoded by the coding sequence ATGTATTCCCTGTTTCTGAGTGGCGCGACCAGCGTAGTCATCAAGGCATTCACGCCGGAAACCGTATTTGACGCGATCGAGCAACAAAAGGTGACCGAGACCATCTTGGTACCCACCATGATCCGGATGATGGCGGACCACCCGGCGGTGCGTTTGCGTGATCTCGGTTCGCTCAAGCAGATCCTATATGGCGGCTCACCGATCAGCGAGGCCGTGGTCGACCGAGCGAGTGCAGCCCTGCCGCGGGTCGCGTTCATACAAGCCTACGCCCAGTCGGAGCTGTCTCCGATCGCCACCATTCTGCACGCGCGCGAGCGTCTCGGCGAAGGGCGCTCTCGGGGACGCCACCGGTCGGGCGGCCGGGCGACGCTTGGCGTCGAAGTCCGGATCGTCGATGAGAACGATCGAGAGGTGCCGCGCGGCACAGTCGGTCAAATCTGCGCCCGTGGCGATGTGGTCATGATGGGTTATTGGAACCGTCCCGAGGAGACCGCCAAGGCAATCGTCGACGGCTGGATGCACACCGGGGATGCCGGCCACATGGACGAGGATGGATTCGTCTACATAGTGGACAGGTTCAAAGACATGATCATTTCTGGGGGGAGAATGTCTACTCTGCCGAGGTCGAGAACATTGTGGCGCAGCATCCTGCCGTGGCGCAGTGCGCGGTCATCGGCATCCCGAACGAGACCTGGGGCGAACAGGTGCACGCCATCGTGA
- a CDS encoding AMP-binding protein, producing MNPAATGLAIVNEERTYELHRREVNAMNITHGLRRSLQVNSRGTATIFEGRRRTWQEIGDRVSRFARALRAHSLGRGDRIAVLMLNQDRYIECYLAASWAGAVIVPLNIRWNIQEKADALSDCGAKLLVVDNAFAKAGMTLAANASGSLMLIYADDDPVPDGMFGYEALIAASGPMPDAMAAPDDLAAIFYTGGTTGRSKGVMLSHRNIAANAFNCLAEGYAAKPRFICMQHPCSTWRTAPECIPCF from the coding sequence GTGAACCCGGCGGCGACCGGATTAGCGATAGTCAATGAGGAACGCACCTATGAGCTTCATAGACGAGAGGTCAACGCAATGAATATCACCCATGGACTACGGCGTTCCTTGCAGGTCAATTCGCGCGGCACTGCCACGATCTTCGAGGGCCGCCGCCGCACGTGGCAAGAGATCGGGGACCGCGTGTCACGCTTTGCGCGAGCGTTGCGCGCCCATTCCCTCGGCCGCGGCGATCGCATTGCGGTCCTCATGCTCAACCAGGATCGTTACATCGAGTGCTACCTGGCCGCCAGTTGGGCGGGAGCCGTGATCGTTCCGCTCAACATCCGCTGGAATATCCAGGAAAAAGCGGATGCCCTGAGCGATTGCGGCGCCAAGCTGCTCGTCGTCGATAATGCTTTCGCGAAAGCCGGAATGACGCTTGCAGCAAATGCGTCGGGTAGCCTGATGCTGATTTACGCGGACGATGATCCCGTACCGGATGGAATGTTCGGGTACGAAGCGCTGATAGCTGCGAGCGGGCCGATGCCGGATGCTATGGCGGCGCCCGACGATCTCGCGGCCATCTTCTATACCGGCGGCACCACCGGCCGCTCGAAAGGTGTGATGCTCAGTCACCGCAATATTGCGGCGAACGCGTTCAACTGCCTGGCGGAGGGCTATGCGGCGAAACCGCGGTTTATCTGCATGCAGCACCCATGTTCCACATGGCGAACGGCGCCGGAATGTATTCCCTGTTTCTGA
- a CDS encoding enoyl-CoA hydratase/isomerase family protein: MNDGKLRRTLAQKARVAMIDESSTSPSIARSGSSGQESLRSIEGRRRRQTGTQVLAIRCLRKMRPTPTTRAVTFIQHQDNIMPFTHLDIGGPVATLSLNHADGNRINFDMRVELREAIQRIEKSPARALLIRGEGGDFCLGGDVRDWPGTPTEILQPKIQVFAEALDHLERLPIPAIAAVQGGCMGGGFELALSCDLILAARSARFAFPEARVGIVTLQGGMMQIAERVGSAKAAEMVFLSEPATAEQMRQWNVVNWVVDDAELESQAAALATRLAEGPTKAFAATKALWRMQAEQGVKAAKAKLYDLSMPLFETEDARTALRNAAEAINAGKPFPRATFAGK, encoded by the coding sequence ATGAACGACGGCAAGCTCCGTCGCACGCTCGCGCAAAAAGCTAGAGTTGCGATGATCGACGAATCTTCTACGAGCCCCTCGATCGCAAGAAGCGGGTCGAGTGGTCAGGAATCACTACGGTCTATCGAGGGACGCCGTCGGCGCCAGACAGGGACACAGGTTCTGGCGATCCGCTGCTTAAGGAAGATGAGGCCGACGCCGACGACCCGCGCCGTCACTTTCATTCAACATCAGGATAACATCATGCCGTTCACTCACCTGGACATCGGCGGTCCCGTCGCCACGCTCAGCCTCAATCATGCCGACGGCAACCGGATCAACTTCGATATGCGTGTTGAGCTTAGGGAGGCTATTCAACGAATAGAAAAGAGCCCGGCACGGGCTCTCCTCATCCGGGGCGAAGGCGGCGACTTCTGTCTTGGCGGGGATGTACGGGACTGGCCAGGCACTCCCACGGAGATCCTGCAGCCAAAGATACAGGTGTTCGCCGAAGCGCTGGACCATCTAGAACGCCTGCCGATTCCAGCCATCGCTGCTGTGCAGGGCGGATGCATGGGCGGCGGGTTCGAACTCGCGTTGAGCTGCGATCTGATCCTCGCCGCCAGGTCCGCCCGTTTCGCATTTCCGGAAGCGCGTGTCGGCATCGTGACTTTGCAGGGCGGCATGATGCAAATCGCCGAGCGCGTCGGCAGCGCGAAAGCCGCCGAGATGGTGTTCCTTTCCGAGCCGGCGACTGCCGAACAGATGCGGCAGTGGAACGTGGTCAACTGGGTCGTAGACGACGCCGAGTTAGAGTCGCAAGCCGCCGCGCTGGCCACCCGCCTCGCCGAGGGACCGACAAAAGCGTTCGCTGCGACCAAGGCGCTCTGGCGCATGCAAGCCGAGCAGGGCGTGAAGGCCGCCAAGGCGAAGCTCTACGACCTTTCGATGCCGCTTTTCGAGACCGAGGATGCGCGGACAGCCCTGCGCAATGCCGCCGAGGCGATCAATGCGGGCAAGCCGTTTCCCAGGGCGACTTTTGCCGGCAAGTGA
- a CDS encoding SDR family NAD(P)-dependent oxidoreductase encodes MSVATFKKIAVVTGASSGIGAVYADRLAARGYDLILVARRADRLEALSEKILKTYAGAKVEVIAADLAKESDLVRVEKVLATNPAVHILVNNAGLARLAAIAQAPVQQSLAQIALNITSVTRLTHAVLPALLSRNDGVIINIASVLAIHSLPVSSVYSGTKAFVMNFSRGLQDELVGTGVKVQVVLPASTATEIWDASGLPLSALDQDTVMSAENLVDAALAGLDKGEAITWPTVADASLWDKYDAARSTLFAATQTNKPAARYNAI; translated from the coding sequence ATGTCTGTGGCCACTTTCAAGAAAATCGCAGTCGTTACCGGAGCATCCTCAGGCATCGGCGCTGTTTATGCCGACCGCCTTGCCGCTCGGGGCTACGATCTCATCCTCGTGGCGCGACGCGCCGACCGCTTAGAGGCCCTCTCGGAAAAGATTTTGAAGACCTATGCTGGCGCCAAAGTTGAGGTGATCGCCGCTGACCTCGCGAAGGAATCTGACCTTGTGCGTGTCGAAAAGGTCCTCGCAACGAATCCGGCGGTGCACATCCTCGTAAACAATGCCGGACTTGCTAGGCTTGCGGCGATTGCGCAGGCGCCCGTGCAACAATCCCTGGCCCAGATAGCGCTGAATATCACTTCGGTGACGCGCCTCACTCATGCTGTTCTTCCCGCACTGCTGTCGAGAAATGACGGAGTGATCATCAACATTGCCTCCGTGTTAGCCATCCATTCGCTCCCGGTCAGCTCCGTGTACAGCGGCACCAAGGCCTTTGTGATGAACTTCAGCCGAGGCCTTCAGGACGAACTGGTCGGGACTGGCGTAAAGGTCCAGGTGGTCCTTCCCGCCTCGACGGCAACCGAAATTTGGGATGCATCAGGCCTTCCGCTATCAGCCTTGGACCAGGACACCGTGATGTCGGCGGAGAATCTGGTGGATGCCGCCCTCGCCGGCCTCGACAAGGGTGAAGCCATCACGTGGCCCACGGTGGCGGACGCGAGCCTTTGGGACAAGTACGACGCCGCCCGTTCGACGCTGTTCGCCGCCACCCAGACCAACAAGCCGGCCGCGCGCTACAACGCCATATGA
- a CDS encoding MarR family winged helix-turn-helix transcriptional regulator: MEAVAVPAKFACTNNALRRAARRLGQLYDEALAPIGLKATQAGLLAQIGELARGQEGPTLQDLAERLAIGISALTHAVRPLVRDGLVELRQDPQDGRTKRGILTRLGKARLRQAYLLWAAANRRVETVLGPVSAEKLRSLADQVASQEFLAAYTARKKLGTNPEVTSE, from the coding sequence ATGGAGGCGGTCGCTGTGCCAGCCAAATTTGCTTGCACGAACAACGCGTTGCGCCGTGCGGCGCGTCGCCTCGGCCAATTGTATGATGAGGCGCTTGCCCCGATTGGACTAAAGGCCACCCAGGCCGGTCTGCTCGCCCAGATCGGCGAACTAGCCCGCGGTCAAGAAGGGCCGACGCTGCAGGATTTGGCGGAGCGGTTAGCAATTGGAATCTCGGCGCTAACGCACGCCGTGCGGCCGCTCGTTAGGGACGGACTGGTTGAACTGCGACAAGACCCCCAGGACGGGCGCACGAAGCGCGGTATTCTGACCCGCTTAGGAAAGGCCCGGCTCCGGCAGGCGTACCTGCTGTGGGCAGCGGCGAACCGCCGCGTGGAAACTGTCTTAGGGCCAGTCTCGGCCGAGAAGCTGCGAAGCTTGGCGGATCAAGTCGCCTCTCAGGAATTTCTCGCCGCTTATACCGCCCGCAAGAAGCTTGGAACCAATCCCGAGGTGACGTCCGAGTGA